The following are encoded together in the Cryptococcus neoformans var. neoformans JEC21 chromosome 9 sequence genome:
- a CDS encoding expressed protein yields the protein MPPRLTRITPRPRMLVLSRPLARPLSSDTRSPSNKITTAPFRLAPADALNKMYINALLASASIPNIVYAFLLRLFGPSVTPLATEFGLGSKLELRGTMKAALYPAWRVDSILEGKASVDSAGGVAKRLEPKVWISTSEAYVPGNPFAPLSYLSFAVPPLPNDLPIYNPSKHLRQLEDDGLEIVPVPFTVSPLGLGKLIRSRIGQLTRWENLKIDESKFKETMVACYPLLLPIYLAEFEYDQGEDGKRQFTIVMDAHDDNPKNCRVSWPPPPHLVESGRFDKNYYVNPAPFLPNANLTIYPSPGPQPIPGTMRNKLIEAYQTWMSPAPDLENVEHINPSPMVAVQDEEGGVVDWEDERIMSWSGVEREENGEYLEMALRTQKGLETLETMKLVSRRTPDKDLKGLVINTNGPRPHFERKSLADMETQLQRDIEKMKEELEDLKPGWLKSFEAKQQTEKTSE from the exons ATGCCCCCAAGACTGACAAGGATAACACCCAGGCCTCGGATGCTGGTGCTCTCGAGGCCGCTGGCCAGACCACTTAGTTCGGACACTCGTTCGCCTTCCAACAAGATCACCACAGCTCCATTCCGACTGGCTCCGGCAGATGCTTTGAACAAGATGTACATCAATGCTCTTCTGGCCTCGG CTTCTATCCCCAATATCGTCTACGCATTCCTCCTCAGGCTCTTTGGTCCTTCCGTAACGCCTCTCGCAACAGAATTCGGACTCGGCTCAAAGCTCGAACTGAGGGGCACTATGAAAGCTGCTCTCTACCCTGCTTGGAGGGTGGACTCCATCTTGGAGGGAAAAGCCAGTGTTGATAGTGCAGGGGGCGTGGCCAAGAGACTAGAGCCAAAGGTGTGGATCAGTACAAGTGAAGCATATGTGCCTG GAAATCCATTCGCACCCCTATCTTATCTGTCTTTTGCCGTTCCTCCTCTACCCAATGACCTTCCCATATACAATCCCTCAAAGCACCTGCGACAGCTTGAAGACGATGGTTTGGAGATCGTCCCAGTCCCTTTTACTGTCAGCCCTTTAGGCTTGGGCAAGTTAATCAGAAGTAGAATTGGGCAGTTGACGAGATGGGAAAATTTGAAGATTGATGAATCAAAGTTTAAAGAGACTATG GTGGCTTGCTACCCGCTCTTGCTTCCTATATACCTTGCTGAATTCGAGTACGAccaaggagaggatgggaaaCGACAATTCACAATCGTAATGGACGCCCATGACGACAATCCCAAAAACTGTCGAGTCAGCTGGCCTCCTCCCCCGCACCTCGTTGAAAG CGGTCGATTTGACAAAAACTATTATGTCAACCCGGCCCCATTCCTCCCCAACGCTAATCTCACAATCTACCCTTCACCCGGACCTCAACCCATTCCAGGCACTATGCGTAACAAACTCATCGAAGCTTACCAGACCTGGATGTCACCTGCGCCCGATCTCGAGAACGTTGAGCACATTAACCCTTCGCCTATGGTTGCCGTgcaagatgaggaaggtggtgtggtggattgggaagatgagaggaTCATGAGCTGGAGTGgggtggagagggaggagaatggagagTATCTCGAAATGGCGCTGAGGACACAAAAGGGACTTGAAACACTGGAA ACAATGAAACTCGTCTCTCGACGTACGCCTGATAAAGATCTCAAGGGTCTCGTCATCAATACGAACGGCCCCCGTCCGCACTTTGAGCGAAAGAGTCTCGCCGATATGGAGACACAATTGCAGAGGGATatcgagaagatgaaggaagagctggaagatcTGAAGCCTGGATGGTTGAAGAGCTTTGAGGCGAAACAGCAGACCGAGAAAACGTCTGAGTAA